Below is a genomic region from Mesorhizobium sp..
CCGCGGCGCCCGCGAACGCGACGTCGCCGACCAGGCGGGATTTTCCCTCGCCCTTCTCGGGTGCCGGGATGCGGTTGATGCCGACGTCGATCACCGTGGCACCGGACTTCACCCAGTCGCCCTTGATCATTTCGGGCCTGCCCACCGCCGCGACGAGGATGTCGGCGGTGCGGCAGAGCCCGGCAAGATCCTTCGTCTTCGAATGCGCGATGGTGACGGTCGCGTTGGCGGCGAGCAGGAGATTCGCCATCGGTTTGCCAACGATGTTCGAACGGCCGACGACGACCGCGTTGAGGCCGGCTAGATCGCGGCCGCGCACGCGCTCGATCAGCAGCATCGACCCGGCGGGAGTGCAGGGCACGAAGGCGGTATCAAGAACGCCGGCGCCGAGCTTGCCGACATTGATGAAGTGGAAGCCGTCCGCGTCCTTGTCCGGCGAGATCGCCTGGATAACCTTGCCGGAATCGATATGGGCCGGCAGCGGCAGCTGGACGAGAATGCCGTGGATGGCGGGATCGGCATTGAGATCGTCGATCAGCGCAAGCAGATCCGTCTCCGGCGTATCGGCCTTGAGCGTGTGCTGCACCGAATGGAAGCCGCACTCGCGCGCCTTTTTCGACTTCGAGGCGACGTAAACCTGGCTGGCGGGATCCTCGCCGACGATGACCACGGCCAGGCCCGGCCTTACGCCGGTCTTCGCGACCAGCTCGACGGTCGCCTTCGCCACCGTCGCGGCGACGTCCTCGCCCGCCTTTTTGCCATCGATGATTTCCGCCATGGCGCGCCCTCCCCCGTTCGGATGGCGCGGTCATGCCACGAAATGCCGTCGAGTCCTACCGGGCAATGCGGCACACGATGCCGCAATTCCTATGTCAGGCCCGGCTGCGCGCGCGGTTGACGGCGAGATCGCGCACCGCGTCCCGGAATTCGCGCAGGCTCTCACGGATTTCGTCGATCGCGTTGTTTTCGGCCCTTGCCTGCTGATGCTGGAAGGATTGCGGCTGCGGAGGCGGAGCCGACTCCTGCGGCGGAGACCAGCCCGTCGGCGGCGCATATTGCGGTTGGGCGGGCCAGGGCTGCGGCGCCTGCATGTTGAGCGGCAGGTGCGGCAAGGGATAGACCGGCTGGACGGGATAGGCGGACTGGGCGTAGCCCGGCTGCGGCCAGGACGCCCACTGCGGCGCGGCCGGCTGCGGCGGGTAGGCCGGCTGCGGCGGTCTGGCGGCGAGCCAGGCCTGGTAGGCCGCCTGCTGCTGCGCCGCATAGGCGGCCTGCTGGTCCCACCAGGGTTGCGGCGGAACGGGTTGCTGCATCGGTGCCGCCTGTGCGGGATAGCCGGGCGGTGGGGCAAACGGATAGGCGTGGGCGGGGTTCATCGGCGAATCCTTCTTGCCGTCGTCGGAGAGCGTGGAGGGTTTGGGAGCGTCGGCGCCACCGGCCGGCGCGGCTTTCTGAGCGTCTGTCGTGGCGGGACCAGCGGTGCGGGCCGCGCGCGACGGCTTGGGGGAAGGCGGCGGATCGAACGTCCACTCCCCCGCTGCCGAACGCATGATGCGGTCGATCTCGTCTTCCGGCTCGGGGCGGGCGCGGGCCGGGGCACGGCGCGGCGCGGGCGGAACGGCGGGGCTGCCGCCGCCTCCGGTGCGCAGGCTGTCGACCGCCCCGCGGACGCCGCCGATGCCGATGCCGGCCATGAAGCCGAGTATGGTGGCTGCAATCACCATCATCGAGCGCGACGGGCCGAGCGCCTCCAGCGGCGGCTGAGCCACGGAGATGACGCTCATATTGGCCGTATTGATGCCGCGCTGCTCGCTCGTCTCTCGCGCCCGCAAGAGGAAGGATTCGTAAACGGCGCGCTTGGCCGCCGCTTCGCGTTCCAGTTCACGCACGGTGACGAGGTCCTCGCTGACCTGGGCCTGGCGCGACTTAAGCTGGGCGAGCCGGCTGGCGAGATCCTGCTCGAG
It encodes:
- the folD gene encoding bifunctional methylenetetrahydrofolate dehydrogenase/methenyltetrahydrofolate cyclohydrolase FolD, with amino-acid sequence MAEIIDGKKAGEDVAATVAKATVELVAKTGVRPGLAVVIVGEDPASQVYVASKSKKARECGFHSVQHTLKADTPETDLLALIDDLNADPAIHGILVQLPLPAHIDSGKVIQAISPDKDADGFHFINVGKLGAGVLDTAFVPCTPAGSMLLIERVRGRDLAGLNAVVVGRSNIVGKPMANLLLAANATVTIAHSKTKDLAGLCRTADILVAAVGRPEMIKGDWVKSGATVIDVGINRIPAPEKGEGKSRLVGDVAFAGAAERAGAITPVPGGVGPMTIAMLMANTLVAACRAAGVEAPKF